One region of Chloroflexota bacterium genomic DNA includes:
- a CDS encoding formate acetyltransferase, with amino-acid sequence MAYSAGKKGASMAKQVSTVEKKEASPRFRRIKHELLSTQVHMCPERAYLITDYFKHHDDPTEPMIIRKAKALRHLLRHKSVRIYPDELIVGSMGSQRISAIIQPELSGVFMATDLLWIDKRKTTPLHIPWRDRLKLLFGVFPYWLFRNMPVRAFSGRRRELLRYVLEQLKATYYLINEAGGIGHFLPNYQKMLRLGVKGYLETMAGKESDLHRAARVACEGLVDYAGRLGDEAERLAIKEKDEERAAGLKEIARICRRVPYNPADTFHEALQSLWLTHMAVCLEGLNSAISFGRMDQYLYPYYQRDLQEERITPQRARELLLCFSAKATEHVFLLSEGVSQYHGGYLVVQAAIVGGLDREGKDVVNDLTHIFLDVMEESGLRDPNYQARIHVGSPESYLRRAADVARKGNGVPALFNDEAAIASLVSHGYPLEEARNYAVVGCVELALPGKSFFSTDAALFNLPLCLELALNGGRRLNGRRKIGAATSDPISFTSIDQVIKAFKTQVRYMVARMINDLQVIEQGNRGYHPTPFSSMLVDGCLESGRDVTAGGALYNSSGIQGVGVADLADSLAALDYVVFQRRKYTMAKVLEALRDNFASSPELQAELLKAPKYGNDHRLPDGYANQVVHIFHSALAQHRNTRGGPYVPGFYSVTCHVAFGKRTAALPSGRKSGEPLAASMGATNGCDRLGPTALLNSVAHVDSALSPNGYAMNLRFDPNTIAGDRGLDILTGLVKGFFGSKGLEMQLNVLDPEMLEDARRNPGKYPELVVRVSGYCAYFDDLPDAAKREIINRTRLQV; translated from the coding sequence ATGGCCTATTCTGCTGGCAAGAAGGGGGCATCTATGGCAAAGCAGGTTAGCACTGTGGAAAAGAAAGAAGCCTCGCCACGCTTTAGGCGCATAAAGCATGAACTTCTCTCCACCCAAGTCCACATGTGCCCGGAGCGGGCATATCTCATCACCGACTACTTTAAACATCACGATGACCCAACCGAGCCGATGATAATCCGCAAGGCTAAGGCTCTGCGCCATCTGCTAAGGCATAAGTCGGTGCGCATCTATCCAGATGAACTCATCGTGGGTAGCATGGGTAGCCAGCGCATCTCAGCTATTATCCAGCCCGAGCTGAGCGGTGTCTTCATGGCCACCGACCTGCTGTGGATTGATAAGAGGAAGACAACCCCTTTGCACATCCCCTGGCGCGACCGCTTGAAGCTGCTGTTCGGTGTTTTTCCTTACTGGCTTTTCCGCAATATGCCGGTGCGGGCTTTCTCTGGGCGTCGGCGTGAGCTGCTGCGCTATGTATTGGAGCAGCTTAAGGCTACCTATTACTTGATTAACGAAGCCGGCGGCATCGGGCACTTCCTGCCTAACTACCAGAAGATGCTCAGGCTGGGTGTAAAAGGCTATCTGGAAACTATGGCGGGAAAGGAAAGTGACCTCCACCGAGCGGCGAGAGTTGCCTGTGAAGGGCTGGTTGATTATGCCGGGCGGCTAGGGGACGAGGCTGAGCGTTTAGCTATTAAGGAAAAGGATGAGGAGCGTGCCGCTGGGCTGAAGGAAATAGCCCGCATCTGCCGCAGAGTCCCATATAACCCGGCCGACACTTTTCATGAAGCCCTGCAGTCGCTGTGGCTGACGCATATGGCGGTGTGCCTTGAAGGGCTCAACTCCGCTATCTCCTTCGGCAGGATGGACCAGTATCTTTATCCTTACTACCAGCGTGACCTACAAGAAGAGCGAATCACTCCACAACGAGCCCGCGAACTGCTGCTCTGTTTCTCGGCTAAGGCAACTGAGCATGTCTTCCTGCTTTCCGAGGGGGTCAGCCAATATCATGGCGGCTACCTGGTGGTGCAGGCGGCGATAGTCGGGGGTCTGGACCGAGAGGGGAAAGACGTGGTTAATGACCTTACCCATATCTTTCTCGACGTGATGGAGGAATCTGGCTTGCGTGACCCGAACTATCAGGCACGCATCCACGTCGGTTCTCCTGAAAGTTATCTGAGGCGAGCGGCGGATGTGGCCAGGAAAGGCAATGGGGTGCCAGCCCTGTTCAATGATGAGGCGGCCATAGCCTCGCTTGTCTCTCATGGCTATCCACTGGAGGAGGCACGAAATTATGCCGTGGTCGGCTGTGTGGAGCTGGCTCTGCCGGGAAAGAGCTTCTTCTCCACCGATGCGGCATTATTTAATCTTCCTCTCTGCCTTGAGCTGGCGCTCAATGGTGGCCGACGGCTCAACGGTCGACGTAAAATTGGCGCAGCCACCTCAGACCCCATCTCTTTCACCAGCATTGACCAGGTGATTAAAGCCTTTAAGACGCAGGTGAGGTATATGGTGGCACGGATGATAAATGACCTGCAGGTGATTGAACAGGGGAACCGTGGTTATCACCCCACGCCATTTTCGTCCATGCTGGTAGATGGCTGTCTGGAATCAGGACGTGATGTAACTGCTGGCGGAGCTTTATATAACTCCAGCGGCATTCAGGGGGTGGGAGTGGCTGACCTAGCTGATTCGCTGGCGGCTCTGGATTATGTGGTTTTCCAGCGTCGCAAGTATACTATGGCTAAGGTACTGGAGGCGTTGCGTGATAACTTCGCTTCGTCTCCTGAACTCCAGGCTGAACTGCTCAAAGCCCCTAAATATGGGAATGACCATCGCCTGCCTGATGGCTATGCCAATCAGGTGGTGCATATTTTCCACTCAGCTTTAGCCCAGCACCGCAATACACGTGGCGGTCCCTATGTGCCCGGTTTCTATTCCGTGACCTGCCATGTAGCTTTCGGCAAGCGAACAGCGGCTTTACCCAGCGGTAGAAAGTCTGGGGAGCCGCTCGCTGCCAGCATGGGCGCCACCAACGGTTGTGACCGGCTAGGACCGACAGCCTTGCTTAACTCCGTGGCGCACGTGGACTCGGCACTGTCGCCAAACGGTTATGCTATGAACCTCCGTTTCGACCCCAATACTATAGCTGGCGACCGAGGGTTGGACATACTTACCGGTCTAGTGAAGGGCTTTTTCGGCTCAAAGGGGCTGGAAATGCAGTTGAATGTGCTCGACCCTGAGATGCTGGAGGATGCCCGGCGCAATCCGGGGAAATATCCAGAGTTGGTGGTACGCGTATCCGGTTATTGCGCCTATTTCGATGACCTCCCCGATGCTGCCAAGCGAGAGATCATCAACCGTACGCGGCTTCAGGTGTAG
- a CDS encoding HAMP domain-containing protein, with protein sequence MRLKFGIRAKILIFFLALSFISLGVTSSLAFRTIYQVRDIAKKSSATMVDEVARQSIVALEDLGRTLIQRRALYVANEMELFMRYHPALSISELTGNKELGEIAVQRVGQTGSTMAYDKTGTVYFHSTPQMVGVNLLKVGGEPVYFASIVGRSFKGEASGIYDWEDTKGEVRTKYMHCMPVEGTEFVVAASTYIDEYSAPAGELEAEITSTVKKAMQDINERVEKTQWILTGVFGGMILIAAAVIFLLSRAITRPILALTKGAEVIAKGELDYSISADTGDEIQQLAEQFNDMAKALKESYTDLERKVEDRTKQERQRAEQLRTINEVGRKISSIVHLDELLPYVGNLLHETFHYYNVNIFLMEPSSGKVALKALCLSGQKGVIPVQVPLEVDEESIVGWVAQTGEPILANDVSEDFRYRAVEALRDTKSELAVPVKIGNNVLGVLDIESTEVDAFGEADLYTAQTLADQLAVAIENARLYEETRQIAVMEERNRMAREIHDTLAQGFSGIILQLEAAEQALGEDVAAAERHLNQARSLARKSLAEARRSVWNLRPQALEQLPLVEAIKQEVDKLSQGVGVNAQFDVFGVRRGLPPEIEAGLLRICQESLTNVRKHAKATEVEVSLTFDESAVELSVSDNGVGFRPRASGGDEKKRDTFGLVSMRERARGLGGTFEVQSRRGKGTLVKVVIPTSKEVSQWEL encoded by the coding sequence ATGAGGTTAAAGTTTGGCATAAGAGCTAAAATTCTTATCTTTTTTTTGGCTTTGTCTTTTATCTCACTGGGTGTTACTAGCTCACTGGCATTTCGTACCATATATCAGGTCAGGGATATTGCCAAAAAGAGTAGCGCTACCATGGTAGACGAAGTTGCGCGTCAGAGCATTGTTGCTTTGGAAGACCTGGGCCGAACTTTAATACAGCGGCGGGCACTGTATGTTGCCAATGAGATGGAACTCTTTATGCGGTATCATCCAGCCTTGAGCATTTCCGAGTTGACGGGGAATAAGGAGCTGGGCGAGATAGCAGTTCAACGTGTAGGACAAACTGGGTCTACAATGGCCTATGATAAGACTGGCACGGTCTATTTCCATAGCACCCCTCAAATGGTGGGTGTCAACTTACTTAAGGTGGGTGGTGAGCCTGTCTACTTTGCGTCTATCGTAGGAAGGAGTTTTAAGGGAGAAGCCTCAGGCATTTATGACTGGGAAGATACTAAAGGGGAGGTCAGGACAAAATATATGCATTGTATGCCTGTAGAAGGTACGGAGTTTGTAGTAGCGGCATCTACCTACATTGATGAGTACTCGGCACCTGCCGGGGAGTTAGAAGCTGAGATAACTTCCACAGTTAAGAAGGCTATGCAAGACATAAATGAGAGAGTAGAGAAAACGCAGTGGATTCTCACTGGTGTTTTCGGTGGCATGATTCTTATTGCTGCTGCAGTGATATTTTTACTATCAAGGGCGATCACCCGGCCAATACTGGCGTTGACCAAGGGTGCTGAAGTCATAGCCAAGGGCGAGCTTGACTATAGCATTAGTGCTGATACTGGTGATGAAATCCAGCAGTTGGCTGAGCAGTTCAATGATATGGCCAAGGCTTTAAAGGAGTCCTATACTGACCTGGAACGAAAGGTTGAAGATCGCACCAAACAGGAACGACAGAGAGCGGAGCAACTACGTACCATAAACGAGGTTGGCCGTAAGATTAGCTCTATCGTGCATCTTGACGAACTATTACCGTATGTAGGCAACCTGCTCCATGAGACCTTCCACTACTATAATGTCAACATCTTTCTGATGGAACCTAGCTCTGGTAAAGTTGCGCTTAAAGCGCTGTGTTTAAGCGGACAGAAAGGGGTTATACCGGTGCAGGTGCCTCTGGAGGTTGATGAGGAGAGTATAGTTGGCTGGGTAGCTCAGACAGGTGAGCCGATTTTGGCGAATGATGTAAGTGAGGATTTTAGGTATCGTGCTGTCGAGGCATTAAGAGACACTAAGTCTGAGCTTGCTGTTCCTGTCAAGATTGGGAACAACGTTCTTGGAGTTTTGGATATCGAGAGCACCGAAGTTGATGCTTTTGGCGAAGCTGATTTATACACTGCCCAGACGCTAGCTGACCAGCTGGCTGTGGCTATTGAAAATGCCCGTCTCTACGAGGAGACACGTCAGATAGCAGTTATGGAGGAACGTAACCGCATGGCCAGAGAGATCCATGACACACTGGCTCAAGGATTCAGCGGCATTATTCTACAGCTTGAAGCAGCTGAACAGGCATTGGGTGAGGATGTTGCAGCAGCGGAGCGGCATTTGAATCAAGCTCGAAGCCTGGCTCGAAAAAGCCTAGCTGAAGCTCGGCGGTCGGTGTGGAACCTACGGCCTCAGGCTTTGGAACAGCTGCCTTTAGTTGAGGCGATTAAACAGGAGGTAGATAAACTCAGTCAGGGCGTTGGTGTGAATGCTCAGTTCGATGTTTTTGGTGTGAGGCGTGGCCTGCCGCCAGAAATAGAAGCAGGTCTTCTGCGCATTTGCCAGGAGTCCCTGACTAATGTGAGGAAACATGCCAAAGCTACTGAGGTGGAAGTGAGTCTGACTTTTGATGAGTCAGCGGTGGAGCTGAGTGTTAGCGACAATGGCGTTGGCTTCAGGCCAAGAGCATCAGGTGGTGATGAAAAGAAAAGGGATACCTTCGGGTTAGTAAGTATGCGGGAACGGGCTCGAGGCTTAGGAGGTACATTTGAAGTACAGAGCAGAAGAGGTAAAGGAACGCTGGTTAAGGTAGTTATTCCTACCAGCAAGGAGGTTTCGCAGTGGGAGCTATAA
- a CDS encoding response regulator transcription factor: MEKIKVLIVDDNEVVREGLKSILEPQTDIDVVGEAVDGLDAVTQAEKLNPDIILMDAHMPGIDGTEATRRIKRSLPDVKVLFLTVYGDYVGSALDAGASWYLTKDCRRQDLMEAIRVLARSNRAKAKKAG, encoded by the coding sequence ATGGAAAAGATAAAGGTACTTATAGTCGATGATAATGAAGTGGTAAGGGAGGGACTCAAGAGCATCCTCGAGCCCCAGACTGATATAGATGTGGTTGGGGAGGCTGTGGATGGCCTTGATGCAGTGACGCAAGCGGAAAAGCTGAACCCGGATATCATTTTGATGGATGCTCACATGCCCGGCATAGATGGCACAGAGGCAACCCGTCGAATAAAGAGGAGCCTGCCCGATGTCAAAGTTTTATTTTTAACGGTCTATGGCGATTATGTCGGGTCAGCGCTTGATGCTGGTGCTAGTTGGTACCTGACCAAAGATTGCAGACGTCAGGACTTGATGGAAGCCATCAGGGTTTTGGCGCGGAGCAACCGAGCAAAAGCGAAAAAGGCCGGCTGA
- a CDS encoding response regulator transcription factor produces MGAIKILIADDHPVVREGLFAMLSREADFEVVGDAKDGVEAVNKAKELKPDVVLMDLRMPEMDGVEAMRQIKSVVPDVRFIILTTYSDDEYIFSGIEAGARAYLLKDAPREDLFKAIRAVYQGESLIQPVVASKLLDRFSELSRRTPSGDELSERELEILRLMAKGAANKEISAQLSIAQSTVKTHIANIFQKLGVNDRTEAVTQALKKGIIRL; encoded by the coding sequence GTGGGAGCTATAAAGATTTTGATTGCTGATGACCATCCGGTGGTTAGAGAGGGGTTGTTTGCCATGCTGAGCAGGGAAGCTGACTTTGAGGTGGTTGGCGATGCTAAAGATGGGGTGGAAGCAGTGAATAAAGCCAAGGAGTTGAAACCGGACGTAGTGCTTATGGACCTTCGGATGCCGGAGATGGATGGTGTAGAGGCTATGCGTCAGATAAAGTCAGTGGTGCCTGATGTTAGATTCATAATCCTGACCACCTATAGCGATGACGAGTATATATTTAGTGGTATCGAAGCTGGTGCTCGGGCCTATCTCCTTAAAGATGCTCCGAGAGAGGATTTATTCAAGGCAATAAGGGCTGTTTATCAAGGTGAGTCACTTATTCAGCCAGTGGTGGCATCAAAATTGCTTGACCGTTTCTCCGAGCTATCTCGTCGGACACCGTCTGGTGATGAGCTTTCCGAGCGAGAGTTGGAAATATTGCGTCTTATGGCTAAAGGTGCGGCTAATAAAGAGATTAGTGCTCAACTTAGCATTGCCCAGAGTACGGTGAAGACGCATATTGCTAATATTTTTCAAAAACTGGGAGTGAATGACCGTACCGAAGCCGTAACTCAAGCTCTTAAGAAAGGTATAATCCGTCTTTAG